A segment of the Ammospiza nelsoni isolate bAmmNel1 chromosome 9, bAmmNel1.pri, whole genome shotgun sequence genome:
CTTCAACTCATGGCTGGAGCTGAGGAGTCATTTGGAGCCATCAGGAGCCAGAGACACGACAAAAAAAATATCCCTGACTGCCTGGGTCATCCTCCTAAAAACTGGCTGAACGCTgcaggaagctgttttgtatTAAGCCCATTCAGTTTCTTGATCTCATTTACAAAAGTCCACTCAAGGCATGGAGGGGAGCAAAGAGGctggcagctgagggcaggatTTTGGTGCTAATACTGAAATTCCATCTGGAAATGGGAATGAGGACCCAGCATCTGTTAGAAGAGAGGAAGGTGGCAGGAGCTGGTGTGGTGGATGGACAGGAGGTGTCATGTCAAGACTTGAAGTTACCACATAGCATTTTTACCAAATACAGttattttccctctcctccaggcCAAGGATAATTTGCAGATGATGGaattatttgcagaaaaaaaaaattctaatttgcAGAAAATCCGCATAATTTGCAGAAATAGAACTGTGGAGAAGGTCTTGGATTTGGGAGTTTAGCAAAGCCTTGGGGGAAGGAGGTGTTGTCTCCTTCCCAGGGCGTTGGCAAGAAACAATGAGACAAATTGTGTTTGCTATGGGCACATCCCACCCTGTGGCTCCCCAAAAGCTCTCCTGTGTCCCCAAAAGCTTTTTGGGTCCCCAAAAGATCTGCTGTGACCACAGTGAGGTTCACAGTACTAACCCAGATATTTTCCCTGTGTGATGCCCCCCATGGCATCTTTGGTGGCTCCTTTGCCTGCCTTGTTTGCCACAAAAGTGCCAGATTTGTGGTCCCTCCAGGACTTGGGTTGTGTTTGTGTCACTCCATGGGCTCCAGTTGGGATCAGATCCCATTTTTCCCAGGCTGAGGAATTGCTGCTGAAAGGCAAACTTGGTGTCAGAGGGAAGATAAACTAAAGGAGGCTGAGcagaggaaggacagggagaggctgggacaGCACACAAGCAGAATTAATGCAGCATTGCTAAATATATGCTTGGGATGGATTTCATTTTTAACTTGGGGCTGAGATAAGGGCAAGCAGAGCTGATAGGGAAAGGAGTTTCCTCACCCCTCCACAGAGCTTCTACATTGCCCTGAAGCATTTGCAAAATTGTTaactgcttgtgctgcctgAGCTGGTAGGATAAAGAAAGTGATGCAGAAATCCATGCTGTCAAGGCGGTATTATTTATTATCTGTGCTCATGGTGCTATAATCACtattcctcctctttttttttttctttttataaaaataagtaaatgtCAAGAGTCTCCTTTTAACTTTTTGAATCTGGGGAGGCAGTGAGAGGGAAGGAGGTGGCCTGACCTTGGGGTgagtgtgaccgtgttcacaaGGGTTCTtggaagagggaagagacaagaatgttgattgtaaggcttgatttattattttgtgatatatattacattaaaactatactaaaagaacagaagaaaaggtttcaccagaagactagctaagaatagaatagaaaagaatgatcacaaaggtttgtggcttggacagagagtgtgagccagctgactgtgattgccCACTAATTCCAAACATctacatgagaccaatcacagatgcacctgttgcattccacagcagcagataaccattgtttacattttgttcctgaggcttctcagcttctcaggaggaaaaatcttaaagaaaagatttttcatgaaaagatgtctgcgacaggctGAGGGTCCTTTTCCATGCCTGTGGGAGACCTGGGACCTGCCCCTCACTTTTGGGATGATCCTGGGTTTCAGAGACAGTGACTctgtgagcagagggagggTTGTTCATACTGCCCATGTCTAAATTCCTGCAGTCCAGAGAGCCCTCAAAGGCTTAAAAGTCTCCCACCACATAGGAAATTGTGTTCCCTCTTTGTCTCCCTCTCTCTCACCGAGTTCAAGGAGGCTTAACAAGTCACTGGGGACAGAAACAATAATATCTCTGTATCTAATGCTTACTGTAAGCAAAAGATGGATTACAAAACaggctgtttatttttaattattaatgtGTTTGTGCTAGCAAACCTTTGCAGAGTTACACATTGTTTGTCACGGGTGGGAAAGGGGATGAACTGTTTGGCAATAGtattaaaaacaataattattcaTTCTGGGCatggccatttttttttttccccctagtgtataataaaaaaaattcaaagcatATGCTGAGCGTTGTCCTGAAACAAAGGGTGGTAGAAATCAGGGTTTTCCTCCTAGTTCAGTGAAAAAACTTTGTTTtacctccctgcagcactgccctcctctcctctccctgaggATTCACCAGGGAAAATGCCTCCCTGGACTATTTACAGCCCTCTGAGGAATTAtctgcctcctccagccctcagCTAATCCCTAAATTGCATCTCTGCTGCAAAGCTgagtttattttcattccatCATCTAGTAGTTTTAAGTATTACGAGGAATAAAATGGACATGCAAAGTGGTGCTTTAATTTTCAAGGGCAGtcaagtgttttatttttaggatGCTCTTCTTGAGGAAAGAATCTCTGGCAGGTCTTATCTGGTGGCTAATAATAGTGACCTGGTGTGCCCCgagtgctgctgccctgcccttctCACACCTCCTGCTCACCCCGGGTGCTGCTGATCAGCTCATTAGGGCTGCCAAAATTACAGCCTCTAATAATGTAATAACAAGGTTTGCTGGCAATAATTAACTCCTTGCACTGCAAGGGTGATGCTGGTAATTAGAGAGCACAAATATTTACTGTAAGCAGGTTTTGCTGTGCAGGCTTTAGGAAACCATCCGTGTGTCACTCTGCTGAATATCATGTTGGAAAATACTGAGAAGGGGCAGCTCATTCTGAGAACCCCTTTTGGGTATAAACACCACGTTTTTAAGCTCTTTCTCTTCTCAATTTCAATATAAATCTTGCTTCCTTgggagctttttatttttttttttttgtggtttgtttattgataACAAATGGATCCCATGCTGAATTAGTTTCACATCATTAATTACAATTCCCCCAGTGAcagtggggctgctcctcccagtTTATGGGTATGATTTTTTCCCTGAACACGGGAGATAAACATCACCGTCTGAATGCACCaagtgcatttttttaaaaaagctctATTGGAGTTTGCATCTTTCCTAAAAGCAGAGTTTGCTCCTGCAGTCCAGCAGTGTTCCTGCAGCTTGTCATCAAAGCAAGAAGCACGCTGGGGGAAGTATAAATAGAAATTCATTTTAGTAATGCAAATCCTGCAGTCCTATTTTGGGCAAGGAAAATCCCcataccatttaaaaaaaaaaaagaagtgtgatGGTCTAGTTTTAAGGCTGGGTTTATGAGGGATTTTGTCTACCAGTGTGTTGTGGTGGAGATTCTCCTCTGCCATTTAAATATATCTGCTTCTGATTAATCTAGCTTTTACATGCTATAAATCCTTGCAAATTAGCTTGGGGTATGACCTCCTCCAGCAACTCACTCTTTTATTTAGTGGAGTGCTTTTGGCAGATAAGTCctctctcttctgccttctgtgACTCCATTGGGAAAACAGTGAAGAGacaaaaactaaaatatttcacaccctcatcttctgtttttttttccctttagaagTGGCTTTTTGCTTATAGTGCCCTAAACTTCTTGTGTGAACCCTGCTGCACTGTTTAGTGACTTTGCAGTGCTCTCATTGCACTGTTTAGTGACTTTGCAatgctctctctccctctcatAGTTGGTGAGCACCAGCTGACAGGGCACAAAGTGGCAGTGAAAATACTGAACAGGCAGAAAATCCGCAGCCTGGATGTGGTGGGGAAGATCAAACGGGAAATCCAAAACCTGAAACTCTTCCGGCACCCCCACATTATCAAACTGTGAGTACCCTCCCTGCCACgtgggcagctgctcctctctgcacaAAGACCTCTCTCACAcacctggctgggctgcaggagatggATTAGGGCACTAAAAATTGGGTTTGGTCAGGTTTTTGTGTGTTAGGTGACCTGCTGGCACAGGTTTTCCAGAAAAGCTGTACTTCCCCATCcttggaggtgttcaaggcaaggttggatgggactttaAACAACCTGGaatagtggaaagtgtccctgcccatggaattgGATggtctttaatgtcccttccaacccaaaccattccaagaTTCCATGAATTTCAGCATGGTCAGGCTCTGAGAGTGAAACCTTGGCCCCCACTCAATAGGATTTATGTTTTAATGTGCTGATTAGCCAGAGcttaaaagaacattttttttttctttcaaaatttattaTTCAGACATAAGTTTTGAAAGTCTCCACTTTGATGAACCTGAGTTGGGGTCGTAAATCAGCAcctgcactgcagcctctgggatTCCTGCTCAATCCCCAGCTTGTGCAGCCAGCCCACATTAATGAGGCACTCGATAATATCTTTGGCATTCCTATAAAAGAAAGCTGTTGAATGGTAACTGCAAGGGTAAGTTGACATTTAGGTCAGCCTTAAAACTGGCATGAGATATAGCAAATACCTGGGACTTAGAGGCAAGGGAAAACAAATTCTCTCTACAGTTAAATAACTAACCATGCAGCAACTGTTGACTTTAGAGTAACTTCACAGTTCCATGGATTTATTGGAGAACAGATTGGTATTATTTCATGAAAAAAGCACCAGCAAGACTCCTCAGCTGTGTGCCCAGCATCCTGCAAGTCAAATCCTGTTCACACATTTGTCAAAGCAGTAAAAATTAAATCCAGTTTGACAATATCTGTGTCCTGTGATACATGTTGCATTCATGAAATACAGTGATAAAGATGTGAGGAGACTGGGGCACACAAACCTCTTTCAATAAGTTTTTAAATGcatataaaagaaatattggGGCAATTAACAGTAGCTTAGATGTCTGGGCCCAAAGCTcttcagaaaaatgaggttGATGGTATTGATTTTTATGGGAGTATCCCACATTCCCTTGCCAGCCTCTTAAAAATTGCTGAAATCTCTTTGTTTCAAATTACAGTCCTGTAAAAAGTAATGAaattcatctgaaaaaaaaaccaaaaaagcaaacaacaacaaaacaatgaaTCTGAAATAAAAGAGAGGGAAgtcccagctggtgctgcagtgaATTCCTGGGGCTGCATTGACCTCAGCTCATCACTGGCAATTTGTTCCAGCTGGGACACTGAAATGTCTTTGCAGCACTCAGGGAtcattttgaaggaaaatggagaaaaaatctGCAAGTTGAAGGTGATActctggattttttcccccattctaGAAGCATTTTCCCCCCATCTCTATGGagatttaatatttgaaaaataacttCAGGGGGTCTCCTTTTGGTTTCTGTACCTGTCCAGAGGAAGTTCTCTCTAGTGCCTagagctctctctctctttttttattttgatataaGGGGAACCACATGGATCCTCTCCTTGCCCCCAGCTAACCAGGACTTCATTTCTAAAGCTGTTGTTGCAGCTCTTACCCAAAATGGAAATTTGAAAGTCAGGGCAGTCCTAAATGTGGTAAGATTGCCTGGCAGATATTTCAGAGGATTATTTAAAGGGCTGAAGGAAGTTCATAGGTCTGGAAAAGAGGTCCTTGCACAGACAAGTGAAAGGTTATACTGGAAACAAGAGACAACTTTTCAGGAGTGGAAAGCAGTTGCAAATGCAAGATCTGAACAAATCCTTATTTGAAGTGTTGATGTGGAATTAATAATCTGTTTAAAAGCCTTTCCCTATTCCTAatcatgtatttttttatttttttttaaaatctgcttgTGTTTTTGAAGGTACCAGGTGATCAGCACACCAACAGACTTCTTCATGGTCATGGAATACGTGTCCGGGGGAGAATTGTTTGATTACATCTGTAAGCACGGACGTGTAAGTGCCagtccccagccagccccagcacttgGGTGGGGAGAGGAGCAAAATCACTGCTCAAGGGAGCACAGTTAAGGTTAAGGCCCAAAATAGAAGTTGCTTCACAGCAACCCCATCTGGGGTGTCTCGTACTGGCTCACACAAAACTTGGGTGTGATTTTTCGCAGCGGTCTCTGGTGGTGTATTTTTGACCCTCAAACCAAAATATGCAAGGTAACGTGTTGCTTAGGgcaaatatttggaaaaatggcttatttttgtgatttttagcTATGGGTTGCCTGTCAAAACCCCATGATCAGCAGCAAATTTATAGCTTGGGAGGGGAAAACCACTTGGTGTGGTCTCCACTCCAGTCATTCACCTCTCTCAGAGCCCCTTCTTGGTTCCATGTCAGGTTCTTTGAAGGTTTTCAAGGATGTGGCTTATCTGAGCAACATTTTCAAATGCCAGCAGTCCCACTTGGTGTAAATCACCTGTGAAATGTGAGATATTGGTTACAAGGAAAATCGCTGGTGTCTGCCCCATGGAGCAATTGGAGGACAAGGAGGTAAAAATGGGCCAAAGTGGACATCCAGAAAAAGAATTCAGGTGAAGGATCAGCCCATCACATGTTCCTTTCTGTGCTACAAAATCAATAAATTCACTGCAGATTGGGTTAGATTAGTGTAGTGGTCAATGGAGCTGACTCAGTTTTCTTTTCTATGTACAGTTCTGATTTCTCACACATTTTGCCCATCTAGATCTTTTCAGTGACTGATTTGGATCTTTTCTGAACTTCTGCATTCATAAACTCCATTTTTCATGAAGGGAATCTGTTGGAATTCATCagttaaaataataattgaaaatacAGTTTCTCTGATATAGCTCATACAGCTTTATTAGCTATATAGATAATTAAAATCACAATGATATCCAGCTTCACCAGAGGAAGTCCATGAGGAGttgctcccagcagcatcctctgTGGTGTTTTGTCCAGCCTGGATCTGTACCAGTCCCATTGGGCCAGCAGGCCACAGTCTGATAGGTGCCACCTTTAAATTCTTGTTGACATCTCACCTGAACTGAGGTCTCACCTTTCATCTCGGGGCTGTATCATTTTCAAACGCTGGCACATTGTAAAATACAAGGGTGAGAAATCTGCTttatttgctgcttctgctctcaGGCAGGCTGGGATTTTCCCTCTGCACTCTGGAATCTTTTTTGGCTCCTTGCTAAATGCAGCCTTCCCCTGGCTGAGTGCACACCAAGCCCCAGCACTGTTccctctgctgttcctgcaggtcGAGGAGGCAGAAGCTCGACGCCTTTTCCAGCAAATCCTGTCTGCAGTGGATTACTGCCACAGGCATATGGTGGTGCACAGGGACCTGAAGCCAGAGAACGTGCTGCTGGATGCACACATGAATGCAAAGATAGCTGATTTTGGTATGTGAATGTGCCCAGCAGCAttccagagctgccagagcgtggccagggagcagcagagcctggaaatCCCACACTCACAAACACTGCCCTTCCAACCACCTGGAAATCCCACACTCACAAACTCTGCCATTCCAACCACCTGGAAATCACACACTCACAAACACTGCCCTTCCAACCACCTGGAAATCACACACTCACTGCCCTCCAACCACCTGGAAATCACACACTCACAAACACTGCCCTTCCAACCACCTGGAAATCACACACTCACAAACACTGCCCTTCCAACCACCTGGAAATCACACACTCACAAACACTGCCCTTCCAACCACCTGGAAATCCCACACTCACAAACTCTGCCATTCCAACCACCTGGAAATCACACACTCACAAACACTGCCATTCCAACCACCTGGAAATCACACACTCACTGCCCTTCCAACCACCTGGAAATCACACACTCACAAACTCTGCCCTTCCAACCACCTGGAAATCACACACTCACTGCCCTCCAACCACCTGGAAATCACACACTCACAAACTCTGCCATTCCAACCACCTGGAAATCACACACTCACTGCCCTCCAACCACCTGGAAATCACACACTCACAAACTCTGCCATTCCAACCACCTGGAAATCACACACTCACAAACACTGCCCTTCCAACCACCTGGAAATCACACAAACACTGCCATTCCAACCACCTGGAAATCACACACTCACTGCCCTTCCAACCACCTGGAAATCACACACTCACAAACTCTGCCCTTCCAACCACCTGGAAATCACACACTCACAAACACTGCCCTTCCAACCACCTGGAAATCACACAAACTCTGCCCTTCCAACCACCTGGAAATCACACACTCACAAACACTGCCCTTCCAACCACCTGGAAATCACACACTCACAAACACTGCCCTTCCAACCACCTGGAAATCACACACTCACTGCCATTCCAACCACCTGGAAATCACACACTCACAAACACTGCCCTTCCAACCACCTGGAAATCACACACTCACAAACactgcccttcctgcagcagcagcacagggattacctgctgcaggctgctcctgcagtggCACTGAGAATGGAGCAGAGAAGTAATTTGTAgatctctgctgtgttttagtGTAATCACCCGACGTCAAATTTACCCAATTTGTGTTTGAGGCAGGCTGGGTGCAGCTGGTTCAGGgtgagctgctgtgtgtgtttatttttgtgcatGTTCTCCCTCTGTTTGGCCATGTGCTCTTGGCCTCAGCTCATTTTACAACCAGCAGTAACAGGAGTCTCTAAGTGGCATTAGGGGTTGAAATCCATTCAAATACCCGGGCTACCAACTCTGTCCTGGTGAGTCCTTTCTAGCAATGTAAATCCTGCTGAAGATTTACTCATTTCACAGCCCCAGTTGCCATATGAAGTGAGTGCTCTGGGATGAATTATGTCTCTTGTCCTGTGTGCTCTGCGATTTGCAACTTAGAGGAGCAAAATTAGCCTGGAGTGAAAATTTTTTGGTtggatgtaaaaaaaaaaaaaccaacccaacaaaataacaaacaacaacaataataacaaaagTAATAATTTTCAAATCAGTTCAGAGAAGTCTATCTAAATTATATCAACAGTTCCCTTCCAAATATCCCACTCTACTTCCCTGCCTCTTCTTTTGTGACATATGTTACACAGCATGTCTGGACCTTTAGATCAAACATCCGTGTATGAtaagcattttgtttttttagggCTGTCCAACATGATGTCAGATGGTGAATTTCTACGCACCAGCTGTGGTTCCCCAAATTATGCAGCCCCTGAAGTCATCTCTGGAAGGTAAGTCATTCCATTTCTCATCAGAGCTATGTGAGCACATGGAATTTAAATTTGTTCTTGGTATTGGAAACAGCTTTGCATGTCTAGTAAAAGTAGCTGAATCCTTCCAGCCTGGATTTTGTGTTTGGGTGAATCTGTTGGCAAAGATCTGAAGGTTTTCttgcttattttacttctcagtAGCTGTAATAGCAAAccgtgttttgctgctttggaggaATTATTAATACCAGATGTTGACTGTTTATATTGCTAATTAAAGAGGGTGAAAATGACTCTTTGGATGCAAACACTGAGGTTCCAGGTGGAAAGGCTTTTCCAGGCCAccccctcctctcctgcccacCTGTAATATAAAACACGGTGTTAACGAGGAAAACCATTCACTAACGAAAGGAGCAGGAAGATCTTTAATCCCTTCCCAACACTGGTAAAGAAAATACTTGTCTTCTGGTTCCTTGAGCTTGGGGTTTTGGCTGTGGCAGTAGGTTCAACCTTCAGAGCTTTGTTTTGAGCTGATTCATTGAATTGACAAACCTCCTCTGTGGTTGCATCTGTCAGCATGAAATATCTGTACAGCACATGGAGTGCTGGGCACACCCCACAAGGCTGAACTGGACTTCCAGTTGTTGATACAGAATTGTTGCCTCCTGTATTTTGCTGTCAGGAGTAGAAATTACATGGAATGTACATTTTGCTCTAATTCTCTCTGTAATACCTTAGCAAAGATTGCAAATATagattttcaaattttcacTCCTCTGAATGGTCCTTCAAACTGCTCATCTCACTATCtgctccttttttattttgatttcccTTTGCCATGAGCTTTGCTTTTCCTAATCCAGTGTATTTTTGCCTATATCTGTAGCTTTTAAATAGAACATTTTGTTCAGAATGTGTTTGCTGtgattttgattattttatccCTCTTTACACCAGAGCAAGTGTTGGCAGAGCATCCTAGGAATTAGACTAGCATCCAAAAACCCTGTTGTGActacagctctgtgtgtgaaaTGAAACCAAGTAAATCCTCATTGTCAAGAAGGGGACAAAGCAAGAAACTGCTGGGATACaaaaaaatagtatttccaTCTCAGTGAAGGCCAGACATGTGTTTTTCAATTTGTATAGGAGACAAGGCACATGGCAGATCAGCAAGGAGGATTTAGTCCTTGAGTGTTCCAAGAGTACAGGCAATGCAGCTTAGTGACAACAAAAGCAAGATggaaaacccaaaccaagcCCACATGTTGCACTTTttggctggctgcagctgcatccCTCCCTCACCACACCCActgcaggctcagggctgcCTGAGTTTCATGGCCCTGCTCAATGTGCCAAGCCgccctcctctctgctgcctgccctgctggagcatAAAAGCAGTAAAGTGTGGCAGCTCAGGTTTCAGAGCCATAAAAGTGCATCTCATGTGGGCTTAAAGGTCCAAAAAACTGTTCAGGCAGTGCTCTTATCAGTGAAAGAATCAGGTTTCTGATCTGtggaggcagggctgaggggcatCCAGCTGAGCCTCTGCCTTTCCAAAATGgctttgctgctgttcctggccTCAGCAGGGAAACTCTCACCCTTGGACAAGCAGAACAAGTGTTTTGGGGTGTTCACAGAATGGTCACCTGCATGACCAGCCTGATTTCTCTCTGCAGTGATGCTTTTCAGGAGGAGCAAGAGCAGGATGCTGAGGTTTCATGAAGACACTTCTGTAGTTGCATTTCAACTTCTGTATTTTGGTTGGGCCTCACAGCCCAAGGGCAAGTGTTGCCTCCCAAAATCTCTGGGGAGGCATCAGATGTGCCAAAAAGAgatgagcaggagcagcaaagcTGTATTATTTGGGGTGTCCTGAGTTGGTGATATACCAGCACACCAAAAATAAACACTCGGAGATAGAATTATCTGTTGCTGCTTGATCTGCCTCGTTCAATGAACAGAAGTTGCTGGGGCAAAGGAGCaaacagcctggcagggctcttGGAAATGGAGGTTTGGCTTTTTGGAGAGTTTGGTGGAGGCAGGGTTGTACACAGGAGTGTGGgcagccagtgccagccctgccatccgTTTCCCTGAGCACTTTTGGCTGAGCCACCTTTGGTTTGGGGGGAGCCACATGAGCAGCCCTGGTGTGGGCtggagctctgtccctgctggagctggcgGGGGTTCCCCCCATCTGCACCCTGATTGAGGAGGGGATGGGGTGACACAGAGCCTGAGGAGAAGGTGGGGGTGACACAGAGCCTGCACCCTGACTGAGGAGAGGATGGGGTGACACAGAACCTGCACCCTAACTAAGGAGAGGATGGTGGTGACATCTTTCTCCTGTCCTCGTCCTCATGCAGGCTCTATGCTGGCCCAGAGGTGGACATCTGGAGCTGTGGTGTCATCCTCTACGCCCTCCTGTGTGGCACTCTGCCTTTTGATGACGAGCACGTCCCCACCCTGTTCAAGAAGATCCGTGGGGGGGTGTTTTACATCCCGGAATACCTCAACCGCTCCGTGGCCACGCTCCTCATGCACATGCTGCAGGTGGACCCCCTCAAGAGAGCCACCATCAAGGACATCAGGtgggctggggtgggctggCTGCCTCTGGGGCTCTCTGGTGGCTGTCCTGAGGGTCTCCTGTTGGCAGGGTGGTTTTCAGGAGTAGCCAGCTAATCCAGATGGCTTTTGTTCCAGGTGATTCAGCCCTGCACCCCTTCTGTGCTGGCTGGAAGTGGGTGATGATGAACAGGATGAggattttttatataaattttatatgcaaatatttaaaattctattttatttcattataaaCTAGCTTTAAAAATCTCTTAACAGCACCTAGCAAAAGCAGCTATACCATGCAATAATCCCAAGAACTTTATAATATCCAAgtcatttttaatttctatatttCAAGACCACATCCCTATGGGTACCAGATAAAGAGGATAATCATTGTACTTAATGTATATCCAaaagaaatggaggagaaaCCCAAGAGTTACTAACTTAATATGTAAATTACATGTAGCTAGGTGCTAAGCATGAACATAAACCCTATTAGGACTTACAGGAATTCTCAggtttttaatgaattttcaaTGGACAGCCTTAATTTTACCCTTCAAACAAACCCATGCAAACTTCCCTATTTTATTCCTTAATTACTTAGGATGAGAGGACTTAATTACATGTTAGAGAGGCAGCACATGAGGCGATATTGCTGTCAGTACATAGAGCCTATAGACAAGGCACTGTGTGTGTTTTAGGCAATTATCATTCACCTCATTGTAAATTAGTGAGAATTGGGTATTGGGTATGGGAATTGGGTAGGTTTGATGCTCtgtatcaaaaaaaaaaagggaatattgGAAGCGTTGAGTCTCACTTCAAACTCAGTGTGCAGAGTGCCATCGATGTCCCTGTACCGAGCTGGGTTTTGCTCCCCATTCATCAGCTAGGGTTTATTCTTGTCTGGTGGTGCTTTCCCCACCTCCCCTCTCACACCAAGgctcccctctgccctccccagggaaCACGAGTGGTTCaaggaggagctgcccagctACCTGTTCCCAGAGGACCCTTCCTACGACGCCACGGTCATCGACGACGAGGCGGTGCGCGAGGTGTGCGAGAAGTTCGAGTGCACCGAGTCGGAGGTGATGAACAGCCTGTACAGCGGCGACCCCCAGGACCAGCTGGCCGTGGCCTACCACCTGGTCATCGACAACCGCCGCATCATGAACCAGGCCAGCGAGTTCTACCTGGCCTCCAGCCCCCCCACGGGCTCCTTCATGGACGACAGCGCGCTGCACATCCCGCCGGGCGTGAAGCCGCACCCCGAGCGGATGCCGCCGCTCATCGCCGACAGCCCCAAGGCCCGCTGCCCCCTGGACGCCCTCAACACCACCAAGCCAAAGCCCCTGACTGTCAAAAAGGCCAAGTGGCACCTGGGCATCCGCAGCCAGAGCAAGCCCTACGACATTATGGCTGAGGTGTACCGCGCTATGAAGCAGCTGGACTTCGAGTGGAAGGTAGGGAGTGCTGGCATGGGTTTACAGCATCCTTTGTTCCATAAACTCAGGGAGCTTCACCTGTTTCC
Coding sequences within it:
- the PRKAA2 gene encoding 5'-AMP-activated protein kinase catalytic subunit alpha-2, with amino-acid sequence MLSLPLIVGEHQLTGHKVAVKILNRQKIRSLDVVGKIKREIQNLKLFRHPHIIKLYQVISTPTDFFMVMEYVSGGELFDYICKHGRVEEAEARRLFQQILSAVDYCHRHMVVHRDLKPENVLLDAHMNAKIADFGLSNMMSDGEFLRTSCGSPNYAAPEVISGRLYAGPEVDIWSCGVILYALLCGTLPFDDEHVPTLFKKIRGGVFYIPEYLNRSVATLLMHMLQVDPLKRATIKDIREHEWFKEELPSYLFPEDPSYDATVIDDEAVREVCEKFECTESEVMNSLYSGDPQDQLAVAYHLVIDNRRIMNQASEFYLASSPPTGSFMDDSALHIPPGVKPHPERMPPLIADSPKARCPLDALNTTKPKPLTVKKAKWHLGIRSQSKPYDIMAEVYRAMKQLDFEWKVVNAYHLRVRRKNPVTGNYVKMSLQLYQVDNRSYLLDFKSIDDEVMEQRSGSSTPQRSCSAAGLHRPRLSIDAAAATECQSLMGSLSGSFVGSIPSVPPRLGSHTMDFFEMCASLIMALAR